From a region of the Flavobacterium sediminilitoris genome:
- a CDS encoding shikimate kinase, whose amino-acid sequence MKIVLIGYMGSGKSTIGKEVAKNVGIPFYDLDKIIEDREEDTVKNIFKRKGEIYFRKKESMVFRDFIQNNDTFILALGGGTPCYANNHEVLKNEDIVSFYLKGSIKTLSNRLEDEKKNRPLIASLSKDELDDYIRKHLFDRSYYYLQSKYIISIDEKSIEEITNEIILRLT is encoded by the coding sequence ATGAAAATCGTTTTAATTGGTTACATGGGATCAGGTAAATCTACAATTGGTAAAGAAGTTGCTAAAAATGTAGGAATTCCCTTTTATGATCTTGATAAAATAATAGAAGATAGAGAAGAAGATACTGTGAAAAATATTTTTAAAAGAAAAGGAGAAATCTATTTTAGAAAGAAAGAGAGTATGGTTTTTAGAGATTTTATACAGAATAATGATACGTTTATTTTGGCACTTGGTGGAGGAACTCCATGCTATGCAAATAATCATGAAGTTTTAAAAAATGAAGATATAGTATCATTTTACTTAAAAGGGTCTATTAAAACGCTTTCAAATAGGCTTGAAGACGAAAAAAAGAATAGACCCTTAATAGCTAGTTTGTCAAAAGATGAATTAGATGATTACATACGAAAGCATCTGTTTGATAGAAGCTATTATTATTTGCAATCAAAGTATATAATATCTATTGATGAAAAATCTATAGAAGAAATTACAAATGAAATAATCTTGAGATTAACTTAA
- a CDS encoding RNA-binding S4 domain-containing protein produces the protein MRVDKFLWCTRYFKTRNIASEAIKKGHVTVNGQVAKASREVYPTDKIVLRKDQINYQLTILDIPPSRVGAKLVDIYRKDTTPDEAFAHLELLKLSKEYYRAKGEGRPTKKDRRDIDDYTTENDSSTDFE, from the coding sequence ATGAGAGTAGACAAATTTTTATGGTGCACCCGTTATTTTAAAACTAGAAACATTGCATCAGAAGCTATAAAAAAAGGACATGTAACCGTAAATGGGCAAGTTGCAAAAGCCTCAAGAGAAGTATATCCAACAGACAAAATTGTATTAAGAAAAGATCAGATTAATTATCAATTAACTATTTTAGATATTCCTCCTAGCAGAGTTGGAGCAAAACTTGTTGATATTTACAGAAAAGACACCACTCCAGATGAAGCTTTTGCTCATTTAGAATTACTTAAATTAAGTAAAGAATATTACAGAGCTAAAGGAGAAGGAAGACCTACGAAAAAAGACAGAAGAGATATTGATGATTATACAACTGAAAATGATTCTTCAACTGATTTTGAATAA
- a CDS encoding phosphoribosyltransferase family protein has translation MQNIILNHQEIQHKIKRISYQIFETFVNEKEIIIAGISKSGYVLAEKICEELRIISDLEITLCEVNINKQNPQEKITTSISSELYQNKGLILVDDVLNSGTTLIYGVKHFLEVPLSKFKTAVLVDRNHKKYPVKADFKGLSLSTSLQEHIQVVFEKDNSYVYLS, from the coding sequence ATGCAAAATATCATTTTAAATCACCAAGAAATCCAGCATAAGATAAAAAGGATTAGCTATCAAATATTTGAAACTTTTGTTAATGAAAAAGAAATTATTATAGCTGGAATTTCAAAAAGCGGATATGTTTTAGCTGAAAAAATTTGTGAAGAATTAAGAATAATTTCAGATTTAGAAATAACACTTTGCGAAGTGAACATTAACAAACAGAATCCACAAGAAAAAATTACTACTTCAATTTCGAGTGAATTATATCAAAACAAAGGCTTAATTCTTGTAGATGATGTATTGAATTCTGGCACAACCTTAATTTACGGAGTAAAGCACTTTTTAGAAGTTCCTTTAAGTAAATTTAAAACCGCAGTGTTAGTTGATAGAAATCACAAAAAATATCCTGTAAAAGCCGATTTTAAAGGATTGTCTCTTTCTACATCTTTACAAGAACACATTCAAGTTGTTTTTGAAAAAGACAATAGCTATGTATATTTAAGTTAA